The Benincasa hispida cultivar B227 chromosome 9, ASM972705v1, whole genome shotgun sequence genome has a segment encoding these proteins:
- the LOC120085069 gene encoding organic cation/carnitine transporter 4-like encodes MSGMTALTSTSTSHQVELQEQYPPPLPVIEPTIESAAERLTIDDMLEKYCGEFGAWQWKNFVLANLSWTLEALHTMVVIFADHHPHWRCVDGTDCDAAAKSICGLKPGSWEWVEGRRSSTVAEWSLICGDKYKVGLAQSMFFLGCMMGSTLFGYLSNSVLGRKRSLVLVSSLNAIFGLLTATSPYYWTYVLLRSLTGISTGGNAVCAFVLATEPIGPTKRGAAGMSSFYFFSGGIAILSGLAYTIRPWRKLYIASSIPSLVFLLVVLPFVSESPRWYLVHGKIDEAMKVMKSIAKCNGKHLPEGVILLLDREAFNKDDRISEIKHVEKGNLVALLGSPITRIRLLLAMAISFVGAVIYYGLSLNVINLKTNLYLSVLLNAVAETPAFAITAVLLSRVGRKGIGVGTFWFSGGFCFIGSLMRNDGRWKVGRMVCGIMGVFGMAGNYNLLFLYLEELFPTVVRNVAMGGAALAIQTGAVLAPFVVVLGGGLAFGVFAGCGLLGGILVFFMPETLNKPLYDTMAGLEYGERGKIVI; translated from the exons ATGTCAGGCATGACGGCATTGACATCGACATCGACATCGCATCAAGTTGAGCTCCAAGAACAGTACCCACCTCCATTGCCTGTGATCGAACCCACCATAGAATCGGCAGCAGAGAGGCTTACAATCGATGACATGCTTGAAAAGTACTGTGGCGAGTTTGGGGCATGGCAATGGAAGAACTTCGTGTTGGCCAATTTGAGTTGGACCTTAGAAGCTCTCCACACCATGGTCGTCATCTTTGCCGACCACCACCCCCATTGGCGATGCGTCGATGGAACGGACTGCGACGCAGCTGCAAAGAGCATTTGTGGGTTGAAACCTGGATCATGGGAATGGGTAGAAGGCCGCCGGAGCTCGACGGTGGCAGAATGGAGTTTGATCTGTGGTGATAAGTATAAAGTTGGCTTGGCTCAGTCTATGTTCTTTCTTGGTTGCATGATGG GATCTACTTTGTTCGGCTACCTCTCAAACTCTGTCTTGGGAAGGAAACGCTCCCTTGTTTTAGTTTCTTCATTAAATGCCATATTTGGCTTATTAACAGCAACGTCTCCATATTACTGGACTTATGTCCTCCTCCGTTCCTTGACCGGAATCAGCACAGGTGGGAATGCCGTATGCGCCTTCGTACTCGCCACAGAACCCATTGGCCCGACAAAACGTGGGGCAGCTGGAATGTCGTCATTCTACTTTTTTTCCGGTGGGATTGCCATACTATCAGGATTGGCCTACACCATTCGCCCATGGCGTAAACTCTACATCGCTTCTTCAATTCCCTCTCTTGTCTTCCTCCTTGTCGTCCTACCTTTTGTCTCTGAATCCCCAAGATGGTATCTAGTTCATGGGAAGATCGACGAGGCCATGAAGGTGATGAAGTCCATAGCCAAATGCAATGGCAAACACCTCCCTGAAGGAGTCATCCTTCTACTCGATCGAGAAGCATTCAACAAAGATGACCGGATATCAGAGATCAAACATGTAGAAAAGGGTAACTTAGTAGCCTTACTTGGCTCACCAATCACAAGAATTCGACTACTACTAGCAATGGCTATAAGCTTTGTAGGGGCAGTTATATATTACGGTTTAAGCTTAAACGTCATCAACCTGAAGACGAATCTCTATCTCAGTGTCCTACTCAATGCTGTTGCAGAGACTCCGGCATTTGCCATTACAGCAGTTCTGTTAAGTAGGGTTGGGAGGAAAGGGATAGGGGTAGGGACATTCTGGTTCAGTGGGGGGTTCTGCTTTATTGGGAGCTTGATGAGAAACGATGGGAGGTGGAAGGTAGGAAGGATGGTGTGTGGGATTATGGGGGTATTTGGGATGGCTGGGAACTATAACTTGCTGTTTTTATACTTGGAGGAGCTATTTCCAACGGTGGTGAGGAATGTGGCAATGGGCGGCGCAGCCTTGGCGATTCAAACGGGGGCAGTTTTGGCACCATTTGTGGTGGTTTTGGGGGGTGGTTTGGCATTTGGGGTGTTTGCAGGATGTGGATTGTTGGGTGGGATATTGGTATTTTTCATGCCGGAgacactcaataagcctctctaTGATACCATGGCTGGATTGGAGTACGGGGAAAGAGGTAAGATAGTCATTTGA
- the LOC120085068 gene encoding organelle RRM domain-containing protein 2, mitochondrial, which yields MALRSAAAAAPRSLRRLITGTSTRTLPIISQTIHDWEKLEPSTNAFLSGRLFSSASTSSFIPPPLPPSAQQREQPEPSTNLFVSGLSKRTTTEKLHEAFAKFGEVVHARVVTDRVTGYSKGFGFVKYATLEDAAKGIEGMDGKFLDGWVIFAEYARPRPPPENNGFRPHGHQ from the exons ATGGCTCTCAGatcggcggcggcggcggctcCTCGGAGTTTGAGGCGGCTCATTACAGGGACCTCAACTCGTACTCTACCGATAATCTCCCAGACTATTCATGATTGGGAGAAACTGGAGCCAAGCACCAATGCTTTCCTTTCTGGCCGCCTCTTCTCTAGCGCTTCTACTTCCAGTTTCATTCCTCCGCCGCTCCCTCCGTCGGCTCAGCAGCGTGAGCAGCCTGAGCCTAGCACTAACCTTTTCGTTTCCG GCCTCAGTAAACGCACTACTACTGAAAAACTTCATGAAGCCTTCGCAAAGTTTGGAGAAGTTGTTCATG CAAGAGTTGTGACTGATCGAGTGACTGGATATTCTAAAGGATTTGGCTTTGTTAAATATGCCACTTTGGAGGATGCGGCTAAAGGCATAGAAGGCATGGATGGCAAG TTCCTGGATGGTTGGGTTATATTTGCCGAGTATGCAAGGCCAAGACCGCCTCCCGAGAATAATGGTTTCCGTCCACATGGCCATCAATGA